A part of Citrifermentans bremense genomic DNA contains:
- a CDS encoding DUF507 family protein: MRLKEEQIARLAEKVLGDLERAQLVEQKQGRGAVLAGIKAAIAEDLKLEEALERDAEALLEQTLKAVGGQGIDRHKILRMIKEKLAKERKIVL, from the coding sequence ATGCGCCTTAAGGAAGAGCAGATCGCACGCCTGGCGGAAAAGGTGCTGGGCGACCTGGAACGTGCCCAACTCGTGGAGCAGAAACAGGGGCGGGGGGCTGTGCTGGCGGGCATCAAGGCCGCCATCGCCGAGGACCTGAAGCTGGAGGAGGCGCTGGAGCGCGACGCCGAGGCGCTGCTCGAGCAGACCCTGAAGGCGGTCGGCGGACAGGGGATAGACCGGCACAAGATACTCCGGATGATCAAGGAGAAACTGGCCAAGGAAAGGAAGATCGTCCTGTAA
- a CDS encoding DUF507 family protein, with protein MHISEDRISHIAHRIHDKLWRDDLADFPDERRALEAIKGSIEGFFSIMEQVDQAVRAKLASYSQAKVPGSREWEILYQKFYAEELAKRKW; from the coding sequence ATGCACATCAGCGAAGACCGCATCTCCCATATCGCACACAGAATTCACGACAAGCTTTGGCGCGACGACCTCGCCGACTTCCCCGACGAACGGCGCGCGCTGGAGGCCATCAAAGGCTCCATCGAGGGTTTCTTCTCCATAATGGAACAGGTCGACCAGGCGGTGAGGGCGAAACTTGCCTCCTACAGCCAGGCCAAGGTTCCCGGCAGCCGGGAATGGGAGATCCTCTACCAGAAGTTCTACGCCGAGGAACTCGCCAAAAGGAAGTGGTGA
- the groES gene encoding co-chaperone GroES, whose protein sequence is MNLRPLQDRIIVKRVEEATMTAGGLYIPETAKEKPQQGEVVAVGNGKRGEDGKVYPIDLKVGDKVLFGKYAGSEVKLEGEDFLIMREDDILGVLEK, encoded by the coding sequence ATGAATCTTAGACCGCTGCAGGACCGTATCATCGTGAAGAGGGTTGAGGAAGCTACCATGACCGCCGGTGGGCTTTATATCCCGGAAACCGCCAAGGAAAAGCCGCAGCAGGGCGAAGTGGTGGCAGTCGGCAACGGGAAGAGGGGCGAGGACGGCAAGGTGTACCCGATCGACCTGAAGGTGGGTGACAAGGTGCTGTTCGGCAAGTATGCAGGAAGCGAAGTTAAGCTCGAAGGGGAGGACTTCCTCATCATGCGCGAGGACGACATCCTCGGCGTACTCGAGAAGTAA
- the groL gene encoding chaperonin GroEL (60 kDa chaperone family; promotes refolding of misfolded polypeptides especially under stressful conditions; forms two stacked rings of heptamers to form a barrel-shaped 14mer; ends can be capped by GroES; misfolded proteins enter the barrel where they are refolded when GroES binds), with product MAAKIIKFDQEARNCILKGVNTLADAVKVTLGPKGRNVVIEKSYGAPLITKDGVTVAKEIELEDKFENMGAQLVKEVASKTSDVAGDGTTTATVLAQAIYRQGAKLVAAGHNPMEIKRGLDQAVEALVAELKSISKPIKDHKEIAQVGTISANNDKTIGDIIAQAMEKVGKEGVITVEEAKAMETTLETVEGMQFDRGYLSPYFVTDPERMEAAMDNVAILIHDKKIANMKDLLPVLEQTAKSGRPLLIIAEDIEGEALATLVVNKLRGVLNVCAVKAPGFGDRRKAMLEDIAILTGGKVISEEVGFKLENTTIDMLGQAKKITVDKDNTTIIDGYGAEADIQGRVKMIRAQIDETSSDYDREKLQERLAKLVGGVAVIKVGAATEIEMKEKKARVEDALHATRAAVDEGIVPGGGVAYLRALKVLENLQLAPEQQFGVNVIKRALEEPIRQISQNAGVDGSIVVDKVKNGKDAFGYNAADDVYVDMIEAGIIDPTKVSRSALQNAASVAGLMMTTEAMIADKPKEEGAMPAMPGGMGGMGGMGGMM from the coding sequence ATGGCAGCAAAGATCATCAAGTTCGACCAGGAAGCACGCAACTGCATCCTCAAAGGTGTCAACACCCTGGCAGATGCCGTTAAAGTGACCCTGGGCCCCAAAGGGCGCAACGTCGTCATCGAGAAGTCCTACGGCGCGCCGCTCATCACCAAGGACGGCGTCACCGTCGCCAAGGAAATCGAGCTGGAAGACAAGTTCGAGAACATGGGCGCGCAGCTGGTGAAGGAAGTCGCTTCCAAGACCTCCGACGTGGCCGGCGACGGCACCACCACCGCAACCGTGCTGGCACAGGCGATCTACCGCCAGGGCGCCAAGTTGGTCGCGGCAGGGCACAACCCGATGGAGATCAAGCGCGGTCTGGACCAGGCCGTCGAAGCACTGGTCGCAGAGCTGAAGAGCATCTCCAAGCCGATCAAGGACCACAAGGAAATCGCGCAGGTCGGCACCATCTCCGCCAACAACGACAAGACCATCGGCGACATCATCGCCCAGGCGATGGAGAAGGTCGGCAAGGAAGGGGTAATCACCGTCGAGGAAGCCAAGGCGATGGAAACCACCCTTGAGACCGTCGAGGGTATGCAGTTCGACCGCGGTTACCTCTCCCCCTACTTCGTCACCGATCCGGAGCGCATGGAAGCCGCGATGGACAACGTCGCCATCCTGATCCACGACAAGAAGATCGCCAACATGAAGGACCTCCTCCCGGTTCTCGAGCAGACCGCCAAGTCCGGCCGTCCGCTTTTGATCATCGCCGAGGACATCGAGGGCGAAGCGCTGGCAACCCTGGTGGTCAACAAGCTGCGCGGCGTGCTGAACGTCTGCGCAGTCAAGGCTCCGGGCTTCGGCGACCGCCGCAAGGCCATGCTCGAAGACATCGCCATCCTGACCGGCGGCAAGGTGATCTCCGAGGAAGTAGGCTTCAAACTCGAGAACACCACTATCGACATGCTGGGCCAGGCCAAGAAGATCACCGTCGACAAGGACAACACCACCATCATCGACGGCTACGGCGCTGAGGCAGACATCCAGGGCCGCGTCAAGATGATCCGCGCCCAGATCGATGAGACCTCCTCCGACTACGACCGCGAGAAGCTCCAGGAGCGCCTCGCGAAATTGGTCGGCGGCGTTGCCGTCATTAAGGTCGGTGCTGCTACCGAAATCGAGATGAAGGAGAAGAAGGCACGCGTCGAAGACGCACTGCACGCAACCCGCGCGGCGGTCGACGAGGGGATCGTCCCCGGAGGCGGCGTGGCTTACCTGCGCGCCCTGAAGGTGCTGGAAAACCTCCAGCTCGCACCGGAGCAGCAGTTCGGCGTTAACGTGATCAAGCGCGCCCTCGAGGAGCCGATCCGACAGATCTCCCAGAACGCGGGCGTCGACGGCTCCATCGTGGTAGACAAGGTCAAAAACGGCAAGGATGCTTTCGGCTACAACGCGGCTGACGACGTCTACGTCGACATGATCGAGGCCGGCATCATCGACCCGACCAAGGTCTCCAGGAGCGCGCTGCAAAACGCCGCTTCCGTGGCAGGTCTCATGATGACCACCGAGGCTATGATCGCCGACAAGCCGAAAGAAGAAGGCGCGATGCCGGCAATGCCGGGCGGCATGGGCGGCATGGGTGGCATGGGCGGCATGATGTAG
- a CDS encoding HEAT repeat domain-containing protein, translating into MVNPGGRHEGVTREEYASANLVMIAMVKASKALRIYLPNNPILIGFMDDLDGRMTRHLESYGEFVLDVEPFILRYKGKDIYQSQDPKESMACRIHADGIRTLFFLPGIESRELMAFLGVVGFELSTSDEDVVTQLWERDLPHLRYLLEEDFVEGHLEEDLTEPGSQQAAVTRVYQALAQQIPSQPRMIPKHLLMLTGEEEKWLRKARQVEARRNGLDDVINILSAILAGVKEPEIFWDFVGIMGNLASNMFLAGEIGHALRLIRFMDQLMKLGSTKPEQRKLLSDALARILDLQTVQVLQETLDGSDAVTHQDLKELLLIFGLPSLGAICELLGRVEKLKARKVIIEVLVELGRKDPGVFTPFLDDSRWYLVRNVVLVLSLVGTPVALEMIIRLISHKEARIRREVLGYLERSGDLKAKTYIVKYLRDDSSALRIKALQILAREKLPFALKPVLALTTADEFATRSIAEKKAVYEALGELGGDEMLPLFRDMLLRKYWFQKAAEKESAQLAVAGLLRMQSGQAKKLLQEARNNRRSGEIRDILDQALAAFDAVRGKRGAGAVEV; encoded by the coding sequence ATGGTGAATCCGGGAGGGCGACACGAAGGGGTAACCAGGGAAGAGTACGCTTCGGCCAACCTGGTCATGATCGCCATGGTGAAGGCCTCCAAAGCGCTCCGGATCTACCTCCCCAACAACCCGATATTGATCGGTTTCATGGACGATCTGGACGGCAGGATGACCCGGCACCTGGAGTCGTACGGGGAGTTCGTCCTTGATGTCGAGCCGTTCATCCTGCGCTACAAGGGAAAGGACATCTACCAGAGCCAGGACCCCAAGGAGAGCATGGCCTGCCGCATCCACGCTGACGGCATCAGGACGCTCTTCTTTCTGCCGGGAATCGAATCGAGAGAGCTGATGGCCTTCCTCGGGGTGGTCGGCTTCGAGCTCAGCACGAGCGACGAGGACGTGGTGACCCAGCTTTGGGAGAGGGACCTCCCGCATCTGCGCTACCTCCTGGAGGAGGACTTCGTCGAGGGGCACCTGGAGGAGGACCTGACCGAGCCGGGCTCCCAGCAGGCGGCGGTGACGAGGGTTTACCAGGCCCTCGCGCAGCAGATCCCCTCCCAGCCGAGGATGATTCCCAAGCACCTGCTCATGCTGACCGGAGAAGAGGAGAAGTGGCTCCGGAAGGCCCGGCAGGTCGAGGCCCGCAGAAACGGTCTGGATGACGTGATAAATATACTCTCCGCCATCCTCGCCGGTGTGAAGGAGCCGGAGATCTTCTGGGATTTCGTCGGCATCATGGGGAACCTCGCCAGCAACATGTTTCTCGCCGGGGAGATCGGGCACGCGCTGCGCCTGATCCGCTTCATGGACCAGTTGATGAAGCTGGGGAGCACGAAGCCGGAGCAGCGGAAGCTTCTCTCCGACGCGCTGGCCCGGATCCTAGACCTGCAGACGGTGCAGGTATTGCAGGAAACGCTGGACGGCAGCGATGCCGTGACACACCAGGACCTGAAGGAACTGCTCCTCATCTTCGGCCTCCCGTCGCTCGGCGCCATCTGCGAGCTCTTGGGACGGGTGGAAAAGCTCAAGGCGCGCAAGGTGATCATCGAGGTGCTGGTTGAGCTCGGCCGAAAGGATCCAGGCGTGTTCACCCCCTTCCTGGACGATTCGCGCTGGTACCTCGTGCGCAACGTGGTGCTCGTTCTTTCCCTGGTGGGAACCCCGGTGGCCCTGGAAATGATCATCAGGCTGATTTCCCACAAGGAGGCGAGGATCCGGCGCGAGGTGCTCGGGTATCTCGAGCGCTCGGGCGATCTGAAGGCGAAGACGTACATCGTGAAGTACCTGCGGGACGACTCCAGCGCCCTTCGCATCAAGGCGCTCCAGATCCTGGCCCGGGAGAAGCTCCCCTTCGCGCTTAAGCCAGTACTAGCCCTGACCACAGCGGATGAATTCGCAACGAGGTCGATTGCAGAGAAAAAGGCGGTGTACGAGGCGCTGGGTGAACTGGGGGGGGACGAGATGCTCCCCTTGTTCAGGGACATGCTGCTGAGAAAGTACTGGTTTCAAAAGGCGGCCGAGAAGGAGTCCGCGCAGCTGGCGGTTGCAGGCCTGCTGCGCATGCAAAGCGGTCAGGCGAAGAAGCTCCTGCAGGAGGCGCGGAATAACAGGCGCTCGGGCGAGATCAGGGACATCTTGGATCAGGCCCTCGCCGCCTTCGACGCGGTCCGGGGGAAGAGGGGCGCTGGTGCCGTCGAGGTATGA